The Megalopta genalis isolate 19385.01 chromosome 12, iyMegGena1_principal, whole genome shotgun sequence genome window below encodes:
- the gt gene encoding transcription factor giant isoform X2: protein MDSLSHTMLALDFTTTNNNSTSDSSEPAILDLSCKKNILLSSQEQASCSSRSNSPASSEKQPQRSHFPGSEAKSPFEARLLMLTPPSDSDSPKSKHGPIYNCFSISSNNAIEQTRTFSMQPIPVVPTVMNDTMPISLGVGTSVPSPYGSDTEITSEMGRAEAIYDQESTEAYSEFRKRMLETVKKSNETTNIKMKRVSKSPILPTSTDDEKDAAYWERRRKNNEAAKRSRDARRAKEDEIAIRAAFLEQENMRLRYEVIELRKETAKLRCLVYSK, encoded by the exons ATGGACTCGCTTTCGCATACGATGCTGGCATTGGACTTTACTACAACGAACAACAATTCGACTTCAGACTCGTCCGAGCCTGCAATCCTGGACCTTTCCTGCAAAAAGAATATTTTGCTGTCATCGCAGGAACAAGCATCTTGTAGTTCAAGGTCAAATTCGCCAGCCAGCAGCGAGAAACAGCCGCAACGTAGCCATTTCCCCGGTTCGGAGGCGAAGAGTCCCTTCGAAGCTCGTTTACTTATGTTAACGCCTCCGTCAGATTCGGATTCGCCAAAGAGCAAACATGGACCGATATACAACTGCTTCAGTATATCGAGCAACAACGCGATCGAACAAACTAGGACGTTTTCGATGCAGCCGATTCCGGTGGTTCCCACCGTGATGAATGACACCATGCCGATTTCACTGGGGGTTGGAACCTCTGTTCCATCTCCGTATGGAAGCGACACAGAGATCACCTCGGAGATGG GCAGAGCCGAGGCGATATACGACCAGGAGTCCACAGAAGCCTATTCCGAATTTCGGAAACGGATGCTGGAGACTGTCAAGAAATCAAACGAGACGACCAACATCaagatgaaacgagttagcaaaagCCCTATACTGCCAACCAGTACTGATGACGAGAAGGATGCCGCCTATTGGGAGAGAAGGCGGAAGAACAACGAAGCTGCAAAGAGATCAAGGGACGCAAGAAGAGCGAAAGAGGATGAAATAGCAATTAGAGCAGCGTTTCTTGAACAAGAAAACATGAGACTTAGGTATGAAGTGATTGAACTCAGGAAGGAGACAGCAAAACTCAGATGTTTAGTATACTCAAAATAA
- the l(2)k10201 gene encoding zinc finger protein 511 lethal (2) k10201 codes for MEKVEEFLQDIGIGLRPVNDLFFEDSYRVCKIFQRKGVIVEDDEELCHDFIKQFSCFVTGCDATFKTLVEYEIHYNSSHRYVCAECRKFLPNPRLLDIHLQENHDSFFQVLSEKQPMYQCYLSECDVKSKNAIERREHCIKVHKFPKNFRYDNAFHSIRNEPKDKMDVEEPENEKEQPKQKRVQLNKNQKTKMFPPSSAKPTIPVNFNVNDSHLPIAYPSKSSSSLVFVPRQVQRSYTKALTKNQSSEKNVLETENMMDLAVSLPT; via the exons ATGGAAAAGGTGGAGGAATTTTTACAAGACATAGGTATCGGTTTGAGACCTGTAAACGACCTATTTTTTGAAGATTCATACCGAGTTTGTAAGATTTTCCAGCGGAAAGGTGTCATTGTTGAAGATGACGAAGAATTATGTCACGACTT CATAAAACAATTCTCATGTTTCGTCACTGGCTGTGATGCCACATTCAAAACTTTAGTAGAGTATGAAATACACTACAATAGTAGTCATCGGTACGTTTGTGCAGAGTGCAGAAAATTTTTGCCAAATCCGAGATTGTTGGATATTCATCTTCAAGAAAATCATGACAGTTTTTTCCAAGTTCTATCTGAGAAACAGCCAATG TATCAATGTTATCTTTCTGAATGCGACGTCAAAAGTAAAAATGCAATAGAAAGAAGGGAACACTGTATAAAAGTCCACAAGTTCCCAAAAAATTTCCGTTACGACAATGCTTTTCATTCTATAAGAAACGAGCCAAAAGACAAAATGGATGTCGAGGAGCCAGAAAACGAAAAGGAACAGCCAAAACAAAAGAGGGTtcaattgaataaaaatcagAAAACTAAGATGTTCCCTCCTTCTTCAGCAAAGCCTACTATCCCAGTGAATTTTAATGTTAACGACAGTCACTTACCTATTGCATATCCTAGTAAAAGTTCATCGTCTTTAGTTTTCGTTCCTAGACAGGTGCAGAGGTCATATACAAAGGCACTTACAAAAAATCAGAGTAGCGAAAAGAATGTTTTGGAAACAGAAAATATGATGGACTTGGCCGTGTCATTGCCTACATGA
- the LOC117217447 gene encoding uncharacterized protein LOC117217447, with product MKLRTFYALCCLCLLRSLAAEEDRGQNPATSTIAQSLDSQKLNLYLDESNPRDKRALGLILSGLAQVFGYDVSPIQVASLPNPEPPTVIALSATNQTQQAANASGSSTTASPRQRETIRFTGVLNFGNNGSLQNHLQEYEQIFHGAGNATSPTNATTSTTAAPTLDQRQPFLVNIPLPVMRQPPLPEIPPQDIMLSYPPIVPIRYVPVQTQPGTVNRKNESSTNQTVGSRPAQNGQEVKSPPTPVGFASTSEPPWKREYEERLAELERKQAEQAERLRQQERFRTRVKDGDYNDKDHKWSDGKGTEDSRCNDKEKDSYSDAYSSAEDDGSSEKYRDRSPDESQEDEDDGSRDYEDQKPLKQQEELPISDNYTNVPFETLPITGDHEHQWPEELRNSYGELLNSSELADGFANFFNQFRDSNLYPLPGGQDSKEALKEGDYSKEDEDESGERREEIDLPARNKYEEYSLEDDGDTKRKGDDKNLEEDAPDQPVKLPNKFLPAGGNRSRSGGKSNEEVDYSSFMPLIVPARYVSVPEDAKIAKSRVATIEKPNRVKVANKDSGKKIQSKDSRNPKKDLKPKPSILDRQLPKKLHEGEQKELQLWPAPFDFVLDGTIQTDDVSGKLGRRFVKAPVVARKIESGNGRMKEARKLERHATAESPGQRSRVPSENNSYELFKEGHKPRTVSSRPSEPIKRDNRKKSETPNMKQLLRGPPQSAETTDHWDRYKYSTNDDYGVTSRSIIEVLPHARQTSSSFSKKFEGLKRSIGKIEPVSESYFTERPPADNMKLSDARNPRGFQIAVPKYTPPTSYERSAPGYYHFPAMNYQVQKMENERAVSVIAPRQDGIRHDESFTKYASEPENRGEKVATGSYSADELDVGGLGQKDVELNRPISYFNYVHML from the coding sequence ATGAAACTTAGGACTTTCTACGCTCTGTGTTGCCTGTGCTTATTGCGCTCGCTGGCTGCCGAAGAGGACCGCGGACAGAACCCTGCAACTTCGACCATCGCGCAATCGTTGGACTCGCAGAAGCTCAACCTGTACTTGGACGAGAGCAATCCGCGCGACAAGCGGGCCTTGGGTCTGATTCTCTCGGGCCTAGCGCAGGTTTTCGGCTACGACGTCAGTCCCATTCAGGTAGCCTCGTTGCCCAATCCAGAGCCGCCCACGGTGATCGCGTTATCCGCGACCAATCAAACGCAACAGGCCGCTAATGCGTCTGGCTCGTCGACGACAGCCTCGCCCAGACAGCGGGAGACGATCAGATTCACCGGTGTCTTAAACTTTGGCAACAACGGCAGCTTGCAGAACCACCTGCAGGAGTACGAGCAGATCTTCCACGGGGCCGGCAATGCCACGAGCCCCACGAACGCAACCACCTCGACAACAGCGGCGCCGACTCTGGACCAACGCCAGCCGTTCCTGGTGAACATCCCGCTGCCGGTGATGCGGCAGCCGCCGCTGCCAGAGATTCCTCCGCAGGACATCATGCTGTCCTATCCGCCGATCGTCCCTATCCGATACGTTCCCGTTCAGACGCAACCGGGAACGGTAAATAGGAAGAACGAGAGCTCGACGAACCAGACGGTAGGAAGTCGACCGGCTCAAAACGGACAGGAAGTGAAATCGCCGCCGACGCCGGTCGGTTTCGCTTCCACGAGCGAACCGCCATGGAAGAGGGAATACGAGGAGAGACTGGCCGAGCTGGAACGCAAACAAGCCGAGCAAGCCGAACGACTGAGGCAGCAGGAGCGATTCAGGACGCGGGTGAAGGATGGCGATTATAACGACAAGGATCACAAGTGGAGCGACGGGAAAGGGACAGAGGACTCCAGATGCAACGACAAAGAAAAGGACAGCTACAGTGACGCCTATTCTTCGGCGGAGGACGATGGTTCTTCGGAGAAGTACCGAGATAGGAGTCCGGACGAGTCGCAGGAGGACGAGGACGACGGGAGTCGAGACTACGAGGACCAGAAGCCGCTGAAACAGCAGGAAGAGTTACCGATCAGTGATAACTATACTAACGTTCCGTTCGAGACCCTGCCGATCACCGGGGATCACGAACACCAGTGGCCCGAGGAGCTCAGGAACAGTTACGGCGAGCTACTGAACAGCAGCGAGTTGGCTGACGGGTTTGCTAACTTCTTCAATCAGTTTAGGGATAGCAATTTGTATCCATTGCCAGGCGGCCAGGATTCTAAGGAGGCCTTGAAGGAAGGGGATTATTCGAAGGAAGACGAAGACgagagcggtgagaggagagAGGAGATCGATCTTCCAGCGAGGAACAAGTACGAAGAGTACAGCTTGGAGGACGACGGGGACACGAAGAGGAAGGGCGACGATAAGAACCTTGAAGAAGACGCGCCCGACCAGCCGGTCAAGCTACCGAACAAATTTTTACCAGCTGGAGGGAATCGATCTCGGTCGGGTGGAAAGTCGAACGAAGAAGTAGACTACAGCAGCTTCATGCCTCTGATCGTGCCTGCTAGGTACGTCTCCGTCCCCGAGGACGCGAAGATTGCCAAGTCCAGAGTAGCCACGATCGAGAAACCGAACAGAGTTAAGGTAGCCAACAAAGACAGCGGCAAGAAGATTCAAAGCAAAGATTCGAGGAACCCAAAGAAGGACCTGAAGCCGAAACCGAGTATCTTAGATAGACAGTTGCCGAAGAAGCTTCACGAAGGCGAGCAGAAGGAACTGCAGCTGTGGCCAGCTCCGTTTGATTTCGTGCTGGATGGCACCATCCAAACGGACGATGTTTCAGGGAAGCTGGGGCGCAGATTCGTCAAGGCACCGGTTGTCGCTCGTAAAATTGAGTCCGGGAATGGAAGAATGAAAGAGGCCCGGAAACTCGAAAGACACGCGACTGCTGAGAGTCCAGGTCAGAGGAGTCGTGTGCCTTCGGAGAACAACTCTTACGAGTTATTCAAGGAAGGCCATAAACCTCGCACAGTGTCTTCGAGGCCTTCCGAGCCAATAAAGAGAGACAACCGAAAGAAATCCGAAACTCCGAATATGAAACAACTGCTTCGAGGTCCTCCTCAGAGTGCAGAGACAACAGACCACTGGGACCGCTATAAGTATAGTACGAACGACGACTATGGCGTCACGAGCCGATCCATCATCGAAGTTCTGCCACACGCTCGGCAAACGTCGAGTTCATTCTCGAAGAAGTTCGAGGGTCTGAAGCGCAGCATCGGAAAGATCGAGCCTGTCTCGGAAAGCTACTTCACTGAGAGACCTCCTGCGGATAACATGAAGTTGTCTGATGCGAGGAATCCACGAGGGTTTCAAATTGCGGTGCCTAAGTACACGCCACCGACTTCGTATGAGAGATCAGCGCCAGGATATTATCATTTTCCTGCGATGAATTACCAGGTCCAAAAAATGGAGAATGAAAGAGCAGTTAGCGTCATTGCGCCGCGACAGGACGGCATTAGGCATGACGAAAGTTTCACGAAATATGCCAGTGAACCAGAAAACAGAGGCGAGAAAGTCGCAACTGGAAGTTACTCGGCTGACGAGCTCGATGTGGGTGGTTTAGGACAGAAAGATGTCGAACTGAACAGGCCAATTAGTTACTTTAATTACGTTCACATGCTGTAA
- the LOC117217451 gene encoding uncharacterized protein LOC117217451 → MNLLSLLLLVVFALGACATVPEKLTSSNEAPEQAAAENKAQANPQEELGDKKVAKRSYGWGPWGYGGYSYGWPWYGWGHGWYPGWYPGWPLFYGGYGGGYHSYGHGGWYKGW, encoded by the exons ATGAATCTTCTG TCGCTGCTATTGTTGGTCGTCTTCGCGTTGGGAGCTTGTGCCACCGTGCCCGAGAAGCTGACGAGTAGCAACGAGGCTCCTGAACAGGCGGCGGCGGAGAATAAGGCACAGGCGAACCCTCAGGAGGAGCTCGGCGATAAGAAAGTCGCCAAGAGAAGTTATGGGTGGGGGCCGTGGGGTTATGGAGGATATAGCTACGGATGGCCTTG GTACGGTTGGGGGCACGGATGGTATCCTGGATGGTACCCCGGATGGCCCCTGTTTTATGGCGGCTATGGTGGTGGATACCATAGTTACGGCCACGGTGGCTGGTACAAAGGATGGTAG
- the gt gene encoding transcription factor giant isoform X1 has protein sequence MDSLSHTMLALDFTTTNNNSTSDSSEPAILDLSCKKNILLSSQEQASCSSRSNSPASSEKQPQRSHFPGSEAKSPFEARLLMLTPPSDSDSPKSKHGPIYNCFSISSNNAIEQTRTFSMQPIPVVPTVMNDTMPISLGVGTSVPSPYGSDTEITSEMGKKLQRPFKAYPKDPLTFTAGRAEAIYDQESTEAYSEFRKRMLETVKKSNETTNIKMKRVSKSPILPTSTDDEKDAAYWERRRKNNEAAKRSRDARRAKEDEIAIRAAFLEQENMRLRYEVIELRKETAKLRCLVYSK, from the coding sequence ATGGACTCGCTTTCGCATACGATGCTGGCATTGGACTTTACTACAACGAACAACAATTCGACTTCAGACTCGTCCGAGCCTGCAATCCTGGACCTTTCCTGCAAAAAGAATATTTTGCTGTCATCGCAGGAACAAGCATCTTGTAGTTCAAGGTCAAATTCGCCAGCCAGCAGCGAGAAACAGCCGCAACGTAGCCATTTCCCCGGTTCGGAGGCGAAGAGTCCCTTCGAAGCTCGTTTACTTATGTTAACGCCTCCGTCAGATTCGGATTCGCCAAAGAGCAAACATGGACCGATATACAACTGCTTCAGTATATCGAGCAACAACGCGATCGAACAAACTAGGACGTTTTCGATGCAGCCGATTCCGGTGGTTCCCACCGTGATGAATGACACCATGCCGATTTCACTGGGGGTTGGAACCTCTGTTCCATCTCCGTATGGAAGCGACACAGAGATCACCTCGGAGATGGGTAAGAAGCTGCAAAGACCCTTCAAGGCTTACCCTAAGGACCCGTTGACCTTCACTGCAGGCAGAGCCGAGGCGATATACGACCAGGAGTCCACAGAAGCCTATTCCGAATTTCGGAAACGGATGCTGGAGACTGTCAAGAAATCAAACGAGACGACCAACATCaagatgaaacgagttagcaaaagCCCTATACTGCCAACCAGTACTGATGACGAGAAGGATGCCGCCTATTGGGAGAGAAGGCGGAAGAACAACGAAGCTGCAAAGAGATCAAGGGACGCAAGAAGAGCGAAAGAGGATGAAATAGCAATTAGAGCAGCGTTTCTTGAACAAGAAAACATGAGACTTAGGTATGAAGTGATTGAACTCAGGAAGGAGACAGCAAAACTCAGATGTTTAGTATACTCAAAATAA